From Xyrauchen texanus isolate HMW12.3.18 chromosome 15, RBS_HiC_50CHRs, whole genome shotgun sequence:
ggctctgattttttttttcaaaaggcgAGCTACTGAGGATGCCCTGCGAACACTATGGCATTTCATTTGAAGAAGCCGAACTACGCATTTTCTTTCAACTTCTGTGCAGGAAAATAGACGATGGCCACTCTTTCTCTTCCCTCATGGAGGTTTTGGACACCTGCCCCTCTGATGTCTTCCCAATCATAAGTAGACTCTTAAAAATAATGGTCACACTGCCAATGACTTATTGTAGTGTCGAAAGACTTTTCTCAACAGTAGAAagagtcaaatcatctttgagaTCACACATGACAACTTTGCGTTTAAATAATCTTTCCCTGCTGTCTTTTGAACGGGAATTGGTGGATTCTCTTGACTGAGTATGATGGCATCATTGACACTTTATAATCGCCCTTGTAGACTCATGTAAAAGGTAATAAACACCGCTATGTTGTAGGCTGTTATGTCTGTTCTGCTGAAACGGTGAAGTAAATATGCTGTTTTAAATGTGTGCAGGTGTTAAGCTGTTTTATTTATAGGTgttaagctatatatatatatacatacatacatatatatatatgtatgtatgttgcCCCCTCATTTAAAGACGGgaccccccaaaaataaaattctggcTACACCCCTGCTTTCATGTGAGTGATTTTATCAGTTGAAGATCCATGTACTGTGCTATTTAGGAtcacagctcactgtgcactttattccctgctatgAGTAGTGTTTGATGCAATGTTATTTGTTTCAGAGTCCTGACGAATAACCAAAGAACTGTTTGTAAATCCATGCAGTTATCCAAATATTACAAATGATTACAATGAACATACCTAGTCGATACGACTCGTGCAATATTTTCCAAGACTTCTAAAGCCATACCATCACTTCTTTTGTCCTTTATGGGGCTTAACAGCCTAGAGTCACTATTCCcattcattgtatgtaaaaaagtGAAGTGAagatttgtgttccacagaagaaaaaattgcAGGTTTGGGTAAATAATTATAGAAttgcaatttttgggtgaactattactttaacatGACTTGAAACAGAAACAGGAAGCTGAAACAATCAGAGCTCAGAACATAAACAAATAGAGCACTGTGGGTGTTCTCCATTTCTGAACAGTCTGTGTTTCTTAATTTCCAGAAAGCtaataaactgaaacaatacaaattttctatcaatgaaacacagaaacaaacaaaacacaaaatgttattGACCATCCTCTATAAAAGTACCTCAATACCATCTTCtgagaaaagaagagagagaaatgTATAGGTGACTCTCATTAGACTGCATTAATGCATCAGTGAGGGAGAGTAGGAGAGACATGTTGCTGATTGCGAAATCAATGGCCTGGACTGAACTGAAGAACAGAACAGTTTGTATCATGTCCTATCAGAGAGATGAGGAGCTGACCTGTGTGAAAGCCAAGATCGAAAACATGGAGAGAGTAAGGTAGACCAGAGAGCGATATACACTCTGCAAGGAGAGGACACAGAGAGATGATGATGTGTCTGAATAGATGGACCTTGGTCTATTTATAAATCCATCTGCAGAAGGGTTTACATGTGTCTCATAGTGAAGACCTGAGCTGACATAGCAATCCATTTGGGTTTAGTGTGAGGTCAATGGATAACTGAATAAAGTAATAACCAAAACACTAGGGTATGtaagaaaataaacaataattagtTGAATGAATTAAATCTAGGTTAGAGAGGGAGATTAGTCTCAGACAGCATGCCTACTGTCCTCAGTCCATTCACTGACCATCTCATTCAAATTTCACACCAAATTGTCAGTTCCAATTTGAATTGCTGGCTGTACTCAACTTGAGTAAACTTTGGTTGATACATTTAATCGTTTTTTAACTAATCACTAATCTAACTTAAGAACTAATAAGTGGATTTGCCAACGTTTTCCAGGTTAGTGGCATCAAGTGTTGGggaataactaactaaaagtagcgacGCTTAGCATGTATGACAGTGGCACACCTATTTTCACAGAAGTGACATTTTCCAATAACAAGCTACATTGTCCAATGAGTAGCGGTGTATCGtcacaaaacattacatttatcaCATTGTATTACGAACGCAGCAATGGAGCCAAGGGAGTAATTAAATGTTCCCATCTAAACTGTCCTCTGTCTCACTAATGAAGTGCAGGAAAATccaatcatttaagtgaatcggttATTTTGGACAGTTAATCTAAATGAACCGGTTagaataaatgattaaattatatttatggaACTCCATTTCAGTTTTGTACagttggacagttcatgtaattGAACTAGTTTTTACGTAAATGATGGGTAAGCTACAGATTCAAAGTAGCTTCACTGACACTGATCCAATCTTTGAAAGATACTCTGAGTTTTGTTTGAGGTGCTTAATAGCAAGTTAACTAGATATCCACAAGCATAACTATCCATTTATGTTCTACAAACTGATTTAGGGTTTGCACTGTGGACAATTAAAAACTGgaaaaattccatagacttacaatGCCAGAATGTTCAAACGGCCAACGAAATACCCGTTAATTTGAACTGAAACTgtcaaaacattcaaatgtaaacaaaccaatAAAAGGCCTTTGATATGCTTTAAGGGGTTCGCACACTGGAAACATGTGGCGGAAGACATAGCGTGCTCTAAAATTcgaaacaattgttttctataAATGTGCGACACTGCTTGGCAGCTGTCGGTGGTGTCCAACTGCGACTACGGAGGCTCCTCAAATTTCTAACGTGCCACAGATAGCAACTTTTTCATTAAAtgcaacccaaatcattatcaaatgtCGCACTTCTCATCAGGTGCATTTGACATAGGTGCATCTAGCTAGCTAGCTGTTTATTGTACTGCAATGTCTGTATGACCATCAAAATTCAAACTAGTTTAAAATTCAAGCCAGTTTGTCAGGTCTTGACAGACtttacttatcaagtgtccttttTTTCCTGAGTTACGTCTGTGAAATagttattacttattactttTTGATGGACAGAAATTTGAATCACAATCTCCATacacatttttcatcttttttgtttgtttgtctgtcttctGTACAACCAGTTGAGGAGACTGCCATACCATTACAGTGGTGTAATCTATTTTAGATAACCCTGCGCTATAGACCACATGAAAACCAAACAAACCGTGGTTTGATGCTTTACGGTAAATGTTGAATAGATGATCTCTTCCTATCTCAGTGAatggttttaataagctgtgaTGAAGACCAAACTTTATGCTTCAAGTCAAAATTTTGGCTACACAAGACTGCTGACCACTGACAGAGAGACCAGAACTATATAGAGTCATGGACCATGGTTGTTTGATTAGTAGGACAACAGCTGGAAAGTTGGACTCCACCACATATATTTAAATTGATCCACTGAATCCCAGAACAACACTAACCTGACACTTCTTATTGTACCTGTGTTTGTTTAACATTTCACATTAATCTTGTCCTATATAAAGTGGAGAGCTATTTCAGAAAGCCTTCCAATATACTAACTCATTGTTCTGATCATGTCAAGTGTTTGAAGAAAGTCAGCACAACTACTCAACATGTGTTGATGTGCACATAAGGACATTGATTGTGTAACTTGAGAAGTGCATATAGTATAACTGAGTCAAGAGAGTAAATATgtcaccaaaacaaaaacaagtttattacacattttaaaaacaagtgCATTTCTATGTACATAATAACAGTTTCTTTGAGGTAGCGACACAGTATGTATATTCCATATACTACATCTTATGAGCATACATTTCTACACCTCATCTTATTATTTGAATCTCTGCATGTTTTGAGAAAATGGCATTGCACCTGAGAAAAAATCTATAGTGTATTGCTAGCTTCAGTATTACCAGCAGAATATGAGAAATATTAAATTACAGTTGTcccaaaaggtatttggacacaCATGTACAAAACACTTGTATGACAAATGTATGAATCACAAATATCAGTAAATCAgtaaatgcaatgacattcttACTTTTTTCACTCTTAAGTGTGGCTTATATctttaaatactttttggggcctctGTAAGTGTCTGACAAGTCTAGATCTGATTGTacataaaatttttttaaaaaagttaacctaaaaatgtgcttcatgaggTTATATCTAAATTagtcttctttcggctgctcccattaggggtcACCACAGCAGACCATTGTGAGGTAATAActgaattaactggttttattcaagtaaaaaatattaacattattaattaacctgaatacattaggttacactaaCACAACTTATTTGAAGGATTCAATCAGTTAGAAAGAGCTTCTTAATGTAACAAAATCACATGCTTTCTCTTTTTACACTGTACAGTACATAGTTTACACAtccatttattttcttcatttctCATTGCATAATACAACTGCTCTATTTTTTGTATTCCAAAAAATAAACACTATATAAAAACTCTATATACTGTGTAAAAGTTTCTGTTTGAATTTTATCTTTCCCTCCTTCccaatctctctttttctccttcCACCGCTCCTCTCTCTCGCAAAATCTTGGCCTCCTCTTGCGCTTCCCGCTCTCTCCACATCTCTTCTTTCTCTGTTTTCAGTAACCAAGGTCCCCCAAGGTAAGACAAAATCTCATCAGGCCCAGGACGGAGCCAGGGAAGCGGGTGCAGCAGCTGCCTCAGCAGGGTTAGGACTAGTGAGCTTAAAGAGTCAAAATTAGGGGGCACCTCTAAGTCAGCCTCCTCACTGTTACCTCTCTCCCCCAGAGTTATAAAGTCCTCTGATTGCTTAAAATTGTCTCCCTCCCTTAGCCCATTCTGTCTCCTGGTCCTTTCCTCTGTTTCTTTGGTTTGATTAAACCAGTCTCTGTACTTGCAGTAAGAGGGGTCATCAGAAGTGCTCTCTTCCCAGGGGAAGCAGGTAGTCAGAAGGCAGTATATAAGGATCCCCAAGGCCCAAGTGTCCAAACTGGGCTCCACAGAAATCCAGATATCTTCTACCTCATTCATTCTCTTGGCACCTTCCACCTCAGGCACACAGAAAGGGGAGTTGTACCACACAGCACGGACCTGAGTCCCCTGCGCCCTTGCCAAACCAAAGTCGCCCAGTTTGACCCAACGACAAACATGGTCACATAAGAACACATTTTCTGGTTTGATATCACGGTGGACAAAGCCCAGAGAATGGAGGTGTGACACAGCACCACTCAACTGGGACATCACACGCTGGGCACATTCCTCGCTCACCCCCTCCTacagacacagaaagagagagattaaaaTCTGTGCTCTGTATTAAACCTGCAGCTCAGTAGTACACTAAGTACTCTCATTAGACTGCATTAATGTATCAGGCTGATGACAGGAACAGTTGTTTTGGCAAGAGAATTAGAACAGGGGATATCAGAGAACATGTTCATGCTGGAATAACTATAGAGCCCCACATATCACATGCGTCATACCATTTTCTGTAACAGTGTTAGATATACGTGACATCTGTCCCAAAAACTTGTCCATTTGTTGTGCTCTTTTGAGAACTTCCTAAGTGAAGTGAAGGTGAAGTGTGAAATTATAGGGTAAAATACTATCTCTTACCCCAGCTTAATttgcaaagacaactataagtaagccatttctaGGCTGATTGGTAAACACTGGCATTTTCTaaatgctttgtttgtttgagcatttcgACAAGCCCAACACAACATTGCCTCAACCAGTGGGTTGATTTTGAGGTGGGACTACATATTTGTTGACCAGTGCAAGACTGGGGGAGATTTTgcaaaacctttttgaaaacagcgattatttttgcaaaacttacacacttcacctttaagttcaGTGATGCTTAAAGGTGCTTGAAATATGTTAAATCTTTGCAAACTTGCAAAAAAGAATCCAAAATCATGAAACTGAAATAAGTTAATCAAATCTGTTCCATCCACTGACCTCGGACACTATGACATCATAGAGGTCGCCATAGAGACCAGCCTCCTGGGCGAAGACATAGTGAACAGGCGTGGAGAAGAAGATACCCACAGCACGTGTCAGAGAGGGGTGTGTgcaaaaagagagggagagattgtATTCACGCAAGAAAGCGTGGAGAGTGGTGGAACAACGAGGGAAGAACTTCAGAGCCATTGGGGTTCCTGTAAGTTCACAGTTTGAAGTAAGTAAATTGTATCTTGCTTTGTTTGTCACAATAGATAGGAATGAATCCAGGTGCGTACTAGATTATACACTCTATAGTGCATAATGCCAACATGTTCAGGTATTATATAGGTTTATTATAACTGTCCAAAAGTGTATCAGTACTGACCTCTCATTTTATGCACAGCCAGCATCACCTTGCCGTATGATCCCTCACCCAGCTTCTTGATGACTTTGAAGTGCTCTGATGTCACCAATGATGTCATAGACTGAGCTGTGAGGTAGCACTGCTCATCCAGGTCTTGAGATGCAGTCTGACaaggataacaaaataaaatgtttattcttcCAAAGATAATTTCCAATCAGCTTTCTAAGTGAAGATATTTGATGCAACCTTACTTttgtcaaaaagtagtgtaacacattacatttaaattattgtaattagcTTAgttactttcaaataatttaattacttttaagtacattaccgGGATTAAACATATTtctaatataatatttatgtagaatatatttaaaacaagaaatatgtttatatgtacgtttgtttttgttattgtgaCATCTGATAGGCCCCATAATGAGTCAATGCAAGGACAAACGTGTTACTGAgtgtgacttgtgtgtaacaatgaatgGATAGATAATGAatagatattattttgaatttgttgagtggaaaagagTTTTAGAAAGTGGCTTAAGTGAAACAATTACTTACgtgattacattttcaattaagtTGACAGtcaagtaatctgattactattTTAGATCATTAATAATTTatagtggattacttattttgagcGACTTACCCAAAACTGCACCTAAGCAGAGGACAATTTTGATGGAAATGACTGATTGACTGTGCATTATTCCTCtcaaggaacaccacctgcagcttaatccttgtctttccagccaaccctgctgttgaacacaacatcaccttgCAGACGTTACAATTACGCCTTCCAAatcggtcagaaatctaggggtaaccattgataacaagctaaatttcacagacaacatctcaaagacagcaagattgtgtagatttacactctacaatatcaggaagaaaagacctttcctctctgaacatgccacacaactgcttgttcagtcacttgtcataactggactggactactgtaactctctcattgcaggccttcctgcatgtgctacttgacctctgcaaatgatccagaatgcagcagcacatctggtctttaatgaaccaaagagagcgcatgttacaccactctttgtctctcttcactggctgctggttgatgcaggtatcaagttcaaggctctgatgctggcatacaaaacagtcactgggtctgctccagcatacctaaaataatttctgcagagctacgcgcccactagaagccttagccggttggctaaggaacgacgccttgtaccaacacaaagaggcaccaaaacactttttcTGACTTTtggcttcatcataccacattggtggaatgaccttcccaacttcaTTCATGaggctgactcactttctgtcttcacaaaatggcaaaaacacatcttttccatgagcacttaatcagtaaaaaaaataaataaaataaaataaaaaaaaaacccttgttGCACGTTTATCtgtttgaatgctattctgatgctagtgaaactttgtaatatgtcactttttgtaccactgtctccttaagatgatttgcttatgttttcctcttttgtaagtcacttttgataaaaaagtctgccaaatgaataaatgcactttttgcacttggtgtaaatagcacctgccacacagcatggCTCTTTGCATGACAATAGTCTAGTAGATACACACAAACTGAAGACAAACAGCACCCATTATTGTTGCTGCAATACTGTTGTGTGTAAAGATGGTGTGTATGTGCTTTTTCATGTGGATGACCTGGGTTCTACATTGTAAAACAAAaccctgttgtttttacaacaaacaaacaaacaaacaaacaaataaaaacctggcagctgtggttgccagaataattatgtaaaaaatacagtaaatttgTAAACAGCTTTAGAGAACAACCTGTTAATTTTAGTTTAAAactgtaatttacatgaccattaTAGCACATAATTATTAAATTTACGGTAAAAAGAAACATCAaaaacttgatattaaccttctgaaactgtaaaaatctgctttttattttaaaaggtattgttaatcactgtataaaaaaaaaaataactacagaagagcacatgatgacatgaagttcatcaattgtggctcttccaggagcactgaccaataaacatgtagtgacagtgctcagtgtcactcacacaaacacgaaacaccatcagggtaacacatgtgaaatttaaataatgcagcaaacattaactaaacattaacaaatataaaacagaaccaGTGTACgttactgatattaaaaataagaagaaacataacccattaaatataatgaaatatgatgggtcatgcagggaattctgggaatgcctgaTTAAGGTAATTTTAACTTtatgtttatcattaaacataAAGTAAATTTTTACCAATACACTAGATAATCACTTTTTACATATAAAAGATGTAATTTTTACTACAATTTATTGTAataactactgtattgtcttttaaaataatcataatccgataaataataaataatattttttttgctgtatattttacagtaaatattcattaatcaattaGTGTTTTTATTTCTGTAGTATTTCTACAgtcttttaaagttaaaatatttttttttacagtgtaatctTCCTGTTGTGCCACtttttccccatcctgtttcctcCACACTTAATGTTTCCTTTAACACTACTAATAATCAGGGGTTAttaatactcacgttactgtaattaattactttttccccaagaattgtactttaagtagttcAAAAATGGtatacatttacttaagtatattatagtgctgtaactgtacttttactgcactatttttagTGCAGTAAAAGCACTGTGTTCGCTACAACCCTGTcctgattttttatatatatattaacatgacGGACATCTTGTGTccatcaaatcacatgtaaaaaactttaAAGACAGCTGCAGATTTGGTGCCATCTGTTAAAGATGTGAAGAATTCCTCAAGCACAATATACAGCTGAACATAACAGGCCATACCTGGAAGGGATTTTCACAGGGGAAAAAGTCCAATTGCTTGATTGGGTCATGTGAATTTATTAAccgtctgtcaatcaaacaacacgcagcaacagacatcaggaaataaaaagtcaatcttttatatttcatctagataaACCAATCAGTGGTGTTCTTGCTATCGCAATTGATGTAAataacacccctgttctagatgtaataATTCCGCAAATATccgtcttggtgaggatttaatgtaaacgcattCGGTTATGaacgtaaacagtgggacaaaaatcatattggcatcaaaatgttggacttgaagggTACATGGATCCGAATTGAGAACTGtcggctatgtcatataaaggatattaatcaaacaacaataacaaggaaatgagaaaaccactcactacttttgactgaataacttgagtagctttaaaattattaatgtaatagaataaaacggggttttatgcacaacaataacacactgttggcattaagggaaatttataCCCTACAcataaaactgattttaatgtaattgtttcaatttaaaatggtgatctgtgtat
This genomic window contains:
- the LOC127655691 gene encoding serine/threonine-protein kinase SBK2-like isoform X2 codes for the protein MTSLVTSEHFKVIKKLGEGSYGKVMLAVHKMRGTPMALKFFPRCSTTLHAFLREYNLSLSFCTHPSLTRAVGIFFSTPVHYVFAQEAGLYGDLYDVIVSEEGVSEECAQRVMSQLSGAVSHLHSLGFVHRDIKPENVFLCDHVCRWVKLGDFGLARAQGTQVRAVWYNSPFCVPEVEGAKRMNEVEDIWISVEPSLDTWALGILIYCLLTTCFPWEESTSDDPSYCKYRDWFNQTKETEERTRRQNGLREGDNFKQSEDFITLGERGNSEEADLEVPPNFDSLSSLVLTLLRQLLHPLPWLRPGPDEILSYLGGPWLLKTEKEEMWREREAQEEAKILRERGAVEGEKERLGRRER
- the LOC127655691 gene encoding serine/threonine-protein kinase SBK2-like isoform X1, which translates into the protein MTTASQDLDEQCYLTAQSMTSLVTSEHFKVIKKLGEGSYGKVMLAVHKMRGTPMALKFFPRCSTTLHAFLREYNLSLSFCTHPSLTRAVGIFFSTPVHYVFAQEAGLYGDLYDVIVSEEGVSEECAQRVMSQLSGAVSHLHSLGFVHRDIKPENVFLCDHVCRWVKLGDFGLARAQGTQVRAVWYNSPFCVPEVEGAKRMNEVEDIWISVEPSLDTWALGILIYCLLTTCFPWEESTSDDPSYCKYRDWFNQTKETEERTRRQNGLREGDNFKQSEDFITLGERGNSEEADLEVPPNFDSLSSLVLTLLRQLLHPLPWLRPGPDEILSYLGGPWLLKTEKEEMWREREAQEEAKILRERGAVEGEKERLGRRER